Proteins encoded in a region of the Bubalus bubalis isolate 160015118507 breed Murrah chromosome 9, NDDB_SH_1, whole genome shotgun sequence genome:
- the IRF1 gene encoding interferon regulatory factor 1 isoform X2, which produces MPITRMRMRPWLEMQINSNQIPGLIWINKEEMIFQIPWKHAAKHGWDINKDACLFRSWAIHTGRYKAGEKEPDPKTWKANFRCAMNSLPDIEEVKDQSRNKGSSAVRVYRMLPPLTKSQRKERKSKSSRDARSKAKKKPYGEYSPDTFSDGLSSSTLPDDHSNYTVRSYMGQDLDIERTLTPAATDEDEEGKLTEDIMKLLEQTGWQQTSVDGKGYLLNEPGAQPTSVYGEFSCKEEPEVDSPGGYIGLISSDMKNMDPSWLDSLLTPVRLPSIQAIPCAP; this is translated from the exons ATGCCCATCACTCGGATGCGCATGAGACCTTGGCTAGAGATGCAGATTAATTCCAaccaaatcccagggctgatctggaTTAATAAA GAGGAGATGATCTTCCAGATCCCATGGAAGCACGCTGCGAAGCATGGCTGGGACATCAACAAGGACGCCTGTCTGTTTCGGAGCTGGGCCATTCACACAG GCCGATACAAAGCAGGGGAAAAGGAGCCGGATCCCAAGACCTGGAAGGCCAACTTTCGCTGCGCCATGAACTCGCTGCCAGATATTGAGGAGGTGAAGGACCAGAGCAGGAACAAGGGCAGTTCAGCTGTGCGGGTGTACCGGATGCTCCCACCCCTCACCAAGAGCCAGAGGAAAG AGAGAAAGTCCAAGTCCAGCCGAGACGCTAGGAGCAAGGCCAAGAAGAAG CCATATGGGGAATACAGCCCCGATACCTTCTCTGATGGACTCAGTAGCTCCACCCTTCCTGATGACCACAGCAACTACACAGTTCGCAGCTACATGGGGCAGGACCTGGACATCGAACGGACTCTCACTCCAG CTGCAACAGATGAGGACGAGGAAGGGAAATTAACTGAGGACATCATGAAG CTCTTGGAGCAAACAGGGTGGCAGCAGACAAGCGTGGATGGGAAGGGGTACCTGCTTAATGAACCCGGGGCCCAGCCCACCTCTGTCTATGGAGAGTTCAGTTGCAAGGAGGAGCCAGAAGTTGACAGCCCTGGGG GTTATATTGGCCTGATATCTTCAGATATGAAGAACATGGATCCCAGCTGGTTGGACAGCCTGCTCACCCCAGTCAGGCTGCCCTCCATCCAGGCCATTCCTTGCGCACCATAG
- the IRF1 gene encoding interferon regulatory factor 1 isoform X1 yields the protein MPITRMRMRPWLEMQINSNQIPGLIWINKEEMIFQIPWKHAAKHGWDINKDACLFRSWAIHTGRYKAGEKEPDPKTWKANFRCAMNSLPDIEEVKDQSRNKGSSAVRVYRMLPPLTKSQRKERKSKSSRDARSKAKKKPYGEYSPDTFSDGLSSSTLPDDHSNYTVRSYMGQDLDIERTLTPALSPCGVSSTLPNWSIPVEIVPDSTSDLYNFQVSPMPSTSEAATDEDEEGKLTEDIMKLLEQTGWQQTSVDGKGYLLNEPGAQPTSVYGEFSCKEEPEVDSPGGYIGLISSDMKNMDPSWLDSLLTPVRLPSIQAIPCAP from the exons ATGCCCATCACTCGGATGCGCATGAGACCTTGGCTAGAGATGCAGATTAATTCCAaccaaatcccagggctgatctggaTTAATAAA GAGGAGATGATCTTCCAGATCCCATGGAAGCACGCTGCGAAGCATGGCTGGGACATCAACAAGGACGCCTGTCTGTTTCGGAGCTGGGCCATTCACACAG GCCGATACAAAGCAGGGGAAAAGGAGCCGGATCCCAAGACCTGGAAGGCCAACTTTCGCTGCGCCATGAACTCGCTGCCAGATATTGAGGAGGTGAAGGACCAGAGCAGGAACAAGGGCAGTTCAGCTGTGCGGGTGTACCGGATGCTCCCACCCCTCACCAAGAGCCAGAGGAAAG AGAGAAAGTCCAAGTCCAGCCGAGACGCTAGGAGCAAGGCCAAGAAGAAG CCATATGGGGAATACAGCCCCGATACCTTCTCTGATGGACTCAGTAGCTCCACCCTTCCTGATGACCACAGCAACTACACAGTTCGCAGCTACATGGGGCAGGACCTGGACATCGAACGGACTCTCACTCCAG CGCTGTCACCGTGTGGCGTCAGTAGCACTCTCCCTAACTGGTCCATTCCGGTGGAAATTGTGCCAGACAGCACCAGCGACCTGTACAACTTTCAGGTGTCGCCCATGCCCTCCACCTCTGAAG CTGCAACAGATGAGGACGAGGAAGGGAAATTAACTGAGGACATCATGAAG CTCTTGGAGCAAACAGGGTGGCAGCAGACAAGCGTGGATGGGAAGGGGTACCTGCTTAATGAACCCGGGGCCCAGCCCACCTCTGTCTATGGAGAGTTCAGTTGCAAGGAGGAGCCAGAAGTTGACAGCCCTGGGG GTTATATTGGCCTGATATCTTCAGATATGAAGAACATGGATCCCAGCTGGTTGGACAGCCTGCTCACCCCAGTCAGGCTGCCCTCCATCCAGGCCATTCCTTGCGCACCATAG